The following are encoded together in the Capsulimonas corticalis genome:
- the atpA gene encoding F0F1 ATP synthase subunit alpha: MAIKPEEITSILERELDSYKSQIEEVGVGTILQVGDGIARIYGLKDAMVGELLEFPGGVQGMALNLEEDNVGAVLLGSETGIREGDTVKRTGKIVQIPVGEALVGRVVNALGQPIDDKGPINATEFALLESVSPGVVDRQPVKEPLQTGIKAIDAMIPIGRGQRELIIGDRGTGKTAIAIDTIINQKTTDVYCIYVAIGQKASTVAAIIRTLEEAGAMEYTTVVAATANDPASQQYISPYTGACIGEWFRDNGKHALIVYDDLSKQAVAYRQVSLLLRRPPGREAYPGDVFYLHSRLLERAAKLSKERGGGSLTALPIIETQAGDVSAYIPTNVISITDGQIFLESDLFNAGVRPAVNVGISVSRVGGSAQTKAMKDKNVAGRLKLELAQFREVQAFSQFASDLDKATQAQLARGLRLVEILKQPQNQPLPLEKQVPAIFAATSGFLDDLPVESVRRFEGEFLAFLAQKYPDVQEAIARDKALSEVTVDSLRKALNEFKGQFKA; the protein is encoded by the coding sequence TTGGCCATCAAGCCGGAAGAAATTACGTCTATCCTCGAGCGAGAGCTCGATAGCTATAAGTCGCAGATCGAGGAAGTCGGCGTCGGCACCATCCTGCAGGTCGGCGACGGCATTGCGCGCATCTATGGTCTCAAAGACGCCATGGTCGGCGAACTCCTGGAGTTCCCCGGCGGCGTTCAGGGCATGGCGCTGAACCTCGAAGAGGACAACGTCGGCGCTGTTCTTCTCGGATCCGAAACCGGCATCCGCGAAGGCGACACCGTCAAGCGCACCGGTAAGATCGTTCAGATCCCGGTCGGCGAGGCCCTCGTCGGCCGCGTCGTCAACGCCCTCGGACAGCCGATCGACGACAAGGGACCGATCAACGCCACCGAATTCGCGCTCCTTGAGAGCGTGTCTCCGGGCGTCGTCGACCGACAGCCCGTCAAAGAGCCGCTCCAGACCGGCATCAAGGCGATCGACGCCATGATCCCGATCGGCCGCGGCCAGCGCGAGCTGATCATCGGCGACCGCGGCACGGGCAAGACCGCCATCGCGATCGACACGATCATCAACCAGAAGACTACCGACGTTTATTGTATCTACGTCGCCATCGGACAGAAGGCGAGCACCGTCGCCGCCATCATCCGCACTCTGGAAGAAGCCGGCGCGATGGAGTACACCACCGTCGTCGCCGCGACCGCCAACGACCCCGCGTCGCAGCAGTACATCTCCCCTTATACGGGAGCCTGTATCGGCGAGTGGTTCCGCGATAACGGCAAGCATGCGCTGATCGTTTACGATGATCTGTCGAAGCAGGCTGTCGCCTATCGCCAGGTCTCCCTGCTGCTCCGCCGGCCTCCGGGCCGCGAAGCGTATCCGGGCGACGTCTTCTACCTGCACTCCCGCTTGCTGGAGCGTGCGGCGAAGCTGTCCAAGGAGCGCGGCGGCGGCTCGCTGACGGCGCTGCCGATCATCGAGACCCAGGCGGGCGACGTTTCGGCGTACATCCCGACCAACGTCATCTCGATCACCGACGGCCAGATCTTCCTGGAGAGCGACCTCTTCAACGCCGGTGTCCGCCCCGCGGTCAACGTCGGTATCTCCGTCTCCCGCGTCGGCGGCTCCGCCCAGACGAAGGCGATGAAGGACAAGAACGTCGCTGGACGCCTGAAGCTCGAGCTCGCGCAGTTCCGCGAGGTGCAGGCCTTCTCGCAGTTCGCTTCCGACCTAGACAAAGCGACCCAAGCGCAGCTCGCGCGCGGCCTTCGCCTCGTCGAGATCCTGAAGCAGCCGCAGAACCAGCCGCTCCCGCTGGAGAAGCAGGTCCCGGCCATCTTCGCCGCGACATCCGGTTTCCTGGACGATTTGCCGGTCGAGTCGGTCCGCCGCTTCGAAGGCGAGTTCCTCGCGTTCCTGGCGCAGAAGTACCCGGACGTGCAGGAAGCGATCGCCCGTGACAAAGCGCTGAGCGAAGTCACCGTCGACTCCCTGCGCAAAGCGCTGAACGAGTTCAAAGGCCAGTTCAAGGCGTAA
- a CDS encoding F0F1 ATP synthase subunit delta produces the protein MKDTRVAKRYAAALFSVAQRDGILDSVAEDLTLIERFLAEVPYLRAVLLQPLVSDEQKSKVASDAFGDRVTATTLSFLQLLIRKGREELVGETIRDFRELLAEFHNTVEASAATAVALTADQTDRLVASLRALTGKTVLLTTHIDPAILGGVVVRIGDTVIDGSVRGRLDNLEAHLLGSRTQGGAI, from the coding sequence ATGAAAGACACTCGAGTCGCAAAGCGATACGCAGCGGCGCTGTTCAGCGTGGCCCAGCGCGACGGAATCCTCGATTCCGTCGCGGAGGATCTGACGCTGATCGAGCGCTTCCTCGCGGAAGTGCCTTATCTGCGCGCGGTCCTGCTTCAGCCGTTAGTCTCGGATGAGCAGAAATCGAAGGTGGCGAGCGATGCATTTGGGGACCGTGTTACGGCGACCACGCTCAGCTTCCTCCAGCTGCTAATCCGCAAGGGACGCGAGGAGCTTGTCGGCGAGACGATCCGTGATTTCCGCGAATTGCTGGCCGAGTTCCACAACACAGTGGAGGCGAGCGCGGCCACGGCGGTGGCGCTGACCGCCGATCAGACGGATCGTCTGGTCGCGAGTCTGCGCGCGCTGACCGGAAAAACCGTACTATTGACCACGCACATCGACCCCGCCATTCTGGGCGGCGTCGTCGTGCGCATTGGGGACACGGTCATCGACGGAAGCGTCCGTGGCCGCCTGGACAACCTGGAAGCGCATTTGCTTGGGTCCCGCACACAGGGAGGAGCTATTTAA
- the atpF gene encoding F0F1 ATP synthase subunit B, whose product MNEIIHALGIDWRLIITQILGFLLLLFFLNKVVFTKVFAFLDQRQADIKGTYDQLDADRAAMDRLRGEYEQRLAGIEAEAREKIQAAVKEAQTLRDNLVADAHQQADAILEKGRSDSERERQKAFLEMRQQIVTLAITAAGKVIGESLDPARHTALVDGFIGSVNAGAVIESGRGVSGNSVGDGAGTGTIA is encoded by the coding sequence ATGAACGAGATTATTCATGCGCTGGGAATCGACTGGCGCCTGATCATCACGCAGATCCTGGGTTTCCTGTTACTGCTGTTTTTCCTGAACAAAGTGGTCTTCACGAAGGTTTTCGCCTTCCTGGACCAGCGTCAGGCGGACATCAAGGGAACCTACGATCAGCTGGACGCCGACCGCGCCGCCATGGATCGACTTCGCGGCGAATACGAGCAGCGTCTCGCCGGTATCGAAGCCGAAGCGCGTGAGAAGATCCAGGCCGCGGTCAAGGAAGCACAGACACTGCGCGACAATCTGGTCGCCGACGCCCATCAGCAAGCCGACGCGATCCTCGAAAAGGGACGCAGCGACAGCGAGCGTGAGCGGCAGAAGGCGTTCCTGGAGATGCGTCAGCAGATTGTCACTCTGGCGATCACCGCCGCTGGAAAAGTTATCGGCGAATCGCTCGATCCCGCCCGCCACACCGCGCTTGTCGATGGATTCATCGGCAGCGTCAACGCCGGCGCGGTCATCGAGAGCGGACGCGGCGTCAGCGGCAACTCCGTTGGAGACGGCGCTGGGACGGGGACCATCGCCTAA
- the atpE gene encoding ATP synthase F0 subunit C has protein sequence MAAIYFGLLALGAGLALPLAAVGAGIGQGLASFAALQGIARQPEAASRIQTTMFICLGIIEALAIYAFVIFFILLAKFPTAEQVTQLLAGH, from the coding sequence ATGGCAGCCATTTACTTCGGTCTTCTCGCGCTAGGCGCGGGTCTCGCTCTTCCCCTCGCCGCTGTTGGCGCGGGTATCGGTCAGGGTCTGGCGTCGTTCGCCGCGCTGCAGGGCATCGCCCGCCAGCCGGAAGCGGCCAGCCGCATTCAGACCACGATGTTCATCTGTCTCGGAATCATCGAAGCGCTGGCGATCTACGCGTTCGTTATCTTCTTTATCCTTCTGGCGAAGTTCCCCACCGCCGAGCAGGTCACCCAGCTTCTGGCGGGTCACTAA
- the atpB gene encoding F0F1 ATP synthase subunit A gives MPTEPLEKPELWTCVIYGVMVAAILIGLGVAAFKNPQRVPGRLQNIWEVAVDGLRNLFMGLLGPGGERHVPLVMTLFMYILFCNLLSVTPLRAPTANLSTNLGLAVIVFFYVQYWSIRTKGFGGYLKHFLGPGIIPLIPLFLLTEIVGALAQPLSLAMRLYGNIYGEDYIAYVVASVVNATHIPAQFFVYLLMLFTGVLQAFIFTLLSSAYIGIATADHSHDDDHGHGHESLENRVQDAAYVPSA, from the coding sequence ATGCCGACAGAACCGCTTGAAAAACCGGAGCTTTGGACCTGCGTCATTTATGGTGTCATGGTCGCCGCCATCCTGATCGGATTGGGCGTGGCCGCGTTTAAGAACCCGCAGCGCGTGCCGGGCCGCTTGCAGAACATCTGGGAAGTCGCCGTCGATGGACTGCGCAACCTGTTTATGGGACTGCTGGGGCCGGGCGGCGAGCGCCACGTGCCGCTCGTCATGACCCTGTTCATGTACATCCTGTTCTGTAATCTCCTGTCCGTGACCCCGCTGCGCGCGCCGACGGCGAACCTCAGCACCAACCTGGGGCTGGCGGTAATCGTCTTCTTCTACGTGCAGTACTGGTCCATCCGGACCAAGGGATTTGGCGGCTATCTCAAGCACTTCCTTGGACCTGGGATCATTCCGCTCATTCCGCTGTTCCTGCTGACCGAGATCGTGGGAGCGCTCGCGCAGCCGCTTTCGCTGGCGATGCGTCTCTACGGAAACATCTACGGCGAGGACTATATCGCCTACGTTGTAGCGAGCGTCGTCAACGCCACGCACATCCCGGCGCAGTTCTTCGTGTATTTGCTGATGCTGTTCACCGGCGTTCTGCAGGCGTTCATCTTCACACTGCTGTCGTCGGCGTACATCGGCATCGCGACGGCCGATCACAGCCACGATGACGATCACGGTCACGGCCACGAAAGCCTGGAAAATCGCGTTCAGGACGCCGCTTACGTTCCGTCGGCGTAG
- a CDS encoding AtpZ/AtpI family protein: MGEDDPTSETGKDDESIELPSFGVLPAPPEITFNRPSLGKGTPASHRASQSAQSSAGGASGPRDDRLLAQGVQGYGVAITAALTLAITVGIFIVLGQWLDHRFNHSGVPWFTIAGLLLGVVGGFANMIRLLTAANGNRGNRPGGKTS; the protein is encoded by the coding sequence ATGGGCGAAGACGATCCGACATCAGAGACCGGCAAGGACGACGAATCGATTGAACTGCCGTCGTTCGGAGTTCTTCCCGCCCCTCCGGAAATCACCTTCAATCGCCCCAGCTTAGGTAAGGGAACGCCCGCGAGTCATCGCGCATCCCAGTCCGCGCAAAGCAGCGCCGGCGGGGCAAGCGGGCCGCGTGACGACCGCCTTTTGGCGCAGGGTGTCCAGGGATATGGCGTCGCCATCACGGCGGCGCTGACGCTGGCGATCACCGTCGGAATTTTTATCGTGCTTGGCCAGTGGCTGGACCATCGGTTCAATCACTCCGGCGTTCCATGGTTTACCATCGCCGGTCTGCTGCTGGGAGTCGTCGGCGGATTTGCGAATATGATCCGGCTTCTCACCGCGGCCAATGGTAACCGAGGGAACCGCCCGGGCGGCAAAACATCATGA
- a CDS encoding glycosyltransferase — MSTHDPQQKPIFYDESQRRGGVLSFMMYALAMFCIVGAAVFLISIAGNPVMTASPIGGSPTRGPHGLVNMRLAPRPALPDVKQPADLRNKVLRTVLRGDNEVQETQKRLSATIRRERAVTPIPPAAIAPGHIQGPVRAAFYVNFEKNSIDSLREHIDQTTHLMPVWVEINPQGSDIKITRDISTRSGGSQVTLGETYDDEAIRLARTHGVPIIPVVQNATEGEFHGEWVHALVNDPHKRAAMIEKLRAFIVKNGYQGVNIDFETDSADDADGLTAFMTELGAVFHPLGLLVTQDIQTDSATYDLPTLGKCCDFIIPMIYDEHGDGTHDGPVASWDWFQTELDDVLAEVPADKVVLGIANYGYDWSAGSTSPDDVTFEQACQTAKDSMDGEDGVIKIDRGTLSPYFTYYDDSNGQGDKEIAHKVWLEDAASAYNKLIAGEHHHLLGAALWRLGSEDPSLWRYFNHDHPNIEKNFDLHALTDVTYNYFGTSFIGQGDVLYVKQAPTKGKRNLTVDPKTKLIVGETFSSYPSQYVIQRTGKVDQQNGANKDTVALTFDDGPDPRWTPQILTILHKYHVPATFFVVGENAQANPGLLTREWNEGMEIGNHSFTHPEIDQISSPRIKLELDATQRVIEALTGHMTTLFRAPNRADSEPSTPADFDPILQAHKLGYVFIGEQVDPTDWKPGIKADQIVSFVLNHAHEGNCVLLHDAGGDTRAETIKALPRIIEGLQKQGFHFVTVSNIMGRTRDQVFPAISPRQRVTAAINRAFIYGTYVVGTVLTGLFLLAIFLGIARIAIMGVLATIQARKEKARAFEPDFLPSVSVIIAAYNEAKVVNKTIATLLASHYPRLDILVVDDGSRDGTADVVRAKYGQSMQVQVISKPNGGKASALNLGIQKCSGEIIVALDADTVFTPDTIGNLVRHFADSQIGAVSGNVKVGNRKNAWTIWQAVEYITSQNFDRRAFDLLNCITVVPGAVGAWRRDAVVLAGMYSSQTLAEDTDLTLKVRKLGYKIVTDNDALAYTEAPDGWRDLIKQRYRWAFGTLQCLWKHRDALGNKRYGALGTVAMPSLWLYQIVFQAIAPLVDIGILWAMFTQFIIKPTTDHTSLFMLLGYWAVFSTVEMAGAALAFHLDREDKRLIAWLPLQRFAYRQLMYVVILKSLRSALFGRRVGWGKLERKGTVTTPKGRDTLLGGGSEQASPEVRS, encoded by the coding sequence TTGAGCACACACGATCCGCAGCAAAAACCGATCTTTTACGACGAATCGCAGCGACGCGGCGGCGTACTTTCCTTCATGATGTACGCTCTGGCGATGTTCTGCATCGTCGGCGCCGCCGTCTTTTTGATCAGCATCGCGGGTAATCCCGTGATGACCGCCTCGCCCATCGGCGGCTCGCCGACGCGCGGGCCGCACGGACTGGTCAACATGCGCCTGGCGCCCCGCCCCGCCCTTCCCGATGTCAAGCAGCCCGCCGACTTGCGAAACAAGGTCCTGCGGACGGTGCTTCGCGGCGATAACGAAGTCCAGGAAACGCAGAAGCGTCTCAGCGCGACGATCCGCCGCGAGCGCGCCGTCACGCCGATCCCGCCGGCGGCGATCGCCCCCGGGCATATTCAGGGGCCGGTGCGCGCGGCGTTCTACGTCAACTTTGAAAAGAACAGCATCGACTCACTGCGCGAGCACATCGACCAGACGACGCACTTGATGCCGGTCTGGGTCGAGATCAATCCCCAGGGCTCGGATATCAAAATCACGCGCGATATCTCGACGCGCTCCGGCGGCTCGCAGGTCACGCTGGGCGAAACCTACGACGACGAGGCGATCCGTCTGGCGCGCACCCACGGCGTCCCGATCATCCCCGTCGTCCAGAACGCCACCGAAGGCGAGTTCCACGGTGAATGGGTGCACGCGCTGGTCAACGATCCGCACAAGCGGGCGGCGATGATCGAGAAGCTGCGCGCCTTTATTGTGAAAAACGGCTACCAGGGCGTCAACATCGACTTCGAAACCGACAGCGCGGACGACGCGGATGGCCTGACAGCCTTCATGACGGAGCTTGGCGCGGTCTTCCATCCGCTCGGCCTCCTCGTCACGCAGGATATCCAGACCGACAGCGCCACCTACGATCTGCCGACGCTCGGCAAGTGCTGCGACTTCATCATCCCGATGATCTACGACGAGCATGGAGACGGCACGCACGACGGCCCGGTGGCGTCGTGGGACTGGTTCCAGACCGAACTGGACGATGTCTTGGCGGAAGTCCCCGCCGACAAGGTCGTGCTGGGGATCGCCAACTACGGCTACGATTGGTCCGCCGGCAGCACCTCCCCGGATGACGTCACATTTGAGCAGGCCTGCCAGACCGCCAAAGACTCCATGGACGGCGAAGACGGCGTGATCAAGATCGATCGCGGCACGCTCAGCCCTTACTTCACCTATTACGACGATTCCAACGGTCAGGGCGACAAAGAGATCGCGCATAAAGTCTGGCTGGAGGACGCCGCGAGCGCATACAACAAGCTGATCGCCGGCGAGCACCACCATCTGCTCGGAGCGGCCCTCTGGCGACTGGGCTCCGAGGATCCCAGCCTGTGGCGCTACTTCAACCACGACCACCCGAATATTGAAAAGAACTTCGATCTGCATGCGCTCACCGATGTCACCTACAACTACTTCGGCACCAGCTTTATCGGCCAGGGCGACGTGCTTTATGTCAAGCAGGCTCCGACCAAAGGCAAGCGCAACCTCACGGTCGATCCCAAAACCAAGCTGATCGTTGGCGAGACCTTCAGCAGCTACCCCTCCCAGTACGTCATCCAGCGAACGGGAAAAGTCGACCAGCAGAACGGCGCCAACAAAGACACCGTGGCGCTCACGTTCGACGACGGCCCGGATCCGCGCTGGACGCCGCAGATCCTCACGATCCTGCACAAGTATCATGTCCCGGCGACATTCTTCGTCGTCGGCGAGAACGCCCAGGCCAATCCCGGCCTGCTGACCCGCGAGTGGAACGAGGGCATGGAGATCGGCAACCACTCGTTCACGCACCCAGAGATCGATCAGATCTCGTCGCCGCGCATCAAGCTGGAGCTGGACGCCACGCAGCGCGTGATCGAAGCGCTGACGGGCCATATGACCACCCTCTTCCGCGCTCCCAACCGCGCCGACTCCGAGCCGAGTACGCCCGCCGACTTCGACCCGATCCTACAGGCGCACAAGCTGGGCTATGTCTTTATCGGAGAGCAGGTCGACCCGACCGACTGGAAGCCGGGCATCAAAGCCGACCAGATCGTCTCGTTCGTGTTAAACCACGCGCATGAAGGCAACTGCGTCCTGCTGCACGACGCCGGCGGCGATACGCGCGCCGAGACGATTAAGGCGCTGCCCCGGATCATTGAGGGCCTGCAAAAGCAGGGCTTCCATTTCGTCACGGTCTCCAATATCATGGGTCGGACACGCGATCAGGTCTTCCCGGCCATCTCGCCCCGGCAGCGTGTGACGGCGGCGATCAACCGCGCGTTTATCTACGGAACCTACGTGGTCGGCACCGTGCTCACCGGCCTGTTCCTGCTGGCGATCTTCCTCGGCATCGCCCGGATCGCGATCATGGGCGTGCTGGCGACCATCCAGGCGCGCAAAGAAAAAGCGCGCGCCTTCGAGCCCGACTTCCTGCCGTCGGTCAGCGTCATCATCGCCGCTTACAACGAAGCGAAGGTCGTCAACAAAACGATCGCGACGCTGTTGGCGAGCCACTATCCGCGCCTGGACATCCTGGTCGTGGACGACGGCTCCCGCGATGGCACCGCCGATGTCGTCCGCGCCAAGTACGGGCAAAGCATGCAGGTGCAGGTCATCTCGAAGCCCAACGGCGGCAAGGCCTCCGCGCTGAACCTCGGCATTCAAAAGTGCTCCGGTGAGATCATCGTCGCACTCGACGCCGATACGGTCTTCACGCCGGACACGATCGGGAATCTGGTGCGCCACTTCGCCGACTCGCAGATCGGCGCCGTGTCCGGCAATGTCAAAGTCGGCAATCGCAAGAACGCCTGGACGATCTGGCAGGCCGTGGAGTATATCACAAGCCAGAACTTCGACCGGCGCGCCTTCGACTTGCTGAACTGCATCACGGTCGTCCCCGGCGCCGTCGGCGCCTGGCGGCGCGACGCCGTGGTGCTCGCGGGTATGTACTCCTCGCAGACTCTCGCCGAGGATACGGACCTGACTCTGAAAGTCCGCAAGCTCGGATATAAGATCGTCACCGACAACGACGCCCTCGCCTACACCGAGGCGCCGGACGGATGGCGGGATCTCATCAAACAGCGCTACCGCTGGGCCTTCGGCACGCTCCAGTGCCTCTGGAAGCACCGGGACGCGCTCGGCAACAAGCGCTACGGCGCGCTGGGCACCGTCGCGATGCCGTCGCTCTGGCTCTACCAGATCGTGTTCCAGGCCATCGCGCCGCTGGTGGATATCGGCATTCTCTGGGCGATGTTCACGCAGTTCATCATCAAGCCGACCACGGATCACACGAGCCTGTTCATGCTGCTCGGCTACTGGGCCGTCTTCTCCACGGTCGAAATGGCCGGCGCCGCCCTCGCCTTCCACCTGGACCGCGAAGACAAGCGCCTGATCGCCTGGCTCCCGTTGCAGCGCTTCGCGTATCGCCAGTTGATGTACGTCGTCATCCTCAAATCCCTGCGCTCCGCGCTGTTCGGCCGGCGGGTTGGCTGGGGCAAATTGGAGCGCAAAGGAACGGTCACCACGCCCAAAGGCAGAGACACGCTGCTCGGCGGAGGATCCGAACAAGCGTCTCCGGAGGTTCGATCGTAA
- a CDS encoding M67 family metallopeptidase: MPIIFTTALDAEMRAHAQRDYPHECCGFLIGKPGAEGVAVHEVRAADNTRQDSPRNRFEIDPGELMRVDKAARAAGLSVVGFYHSHPDAPASPSEFDREHAWQGYCYIIVSVLSGQPAEMNNWLLLDDHSGYTQDAVRIVNSEN, from the coding sequence ATGCCTATCATTTTTACCACCGCTCTCGACGCCGAGATGCGCGCTCATGCGCAGCGCGACTATCCTCACGAATGCTGCGGCTTCCTGATCGGGAAGCCCGGCGCGGAGGGAGTCGCGGTCCACGAGGTCCGCGCGGCCGACAATACGCGCCAGGATTCCCCCCGGAATCGATTCGAAATCGATCCGGGGGAATTGATGCGCGTGGACAAGGCGGCGCGCGCCGCCGGGCTGAGCGTGGTGGGGTTCTACCACAGCCACCCCGACGCCCCCGCGAGCCCATCAGAGTTCGACCGGGAACATGCCTGGCAGGGCTACTGTTACATCATTGTCTCCGTTTTGAGCGGACAACCCGCAGAAATGAACAACTGGCTCCTGCTGGACGACCATAGCGGGTACACGCAGGACGCCGTTCGGATAGTCAATTCCGAGAATTAA
- the moeB gene encoding molybdopterin-synthase adenylyltransferase MoeB, producing the protein MAVKIVIPTPMQRYANNQEEINAEGVNVGEALTHIATQFPDLRKHVFNEDGTIRSFVNVYVNDEDSRYSGGDATQIKDGDTLTIVPSIAGGIDAVGHGGAPSFHLAADPDEVEFTNDEILRYSRHLIMPEVTLEGQKRLKAAKVLCIGTGGLGAPLTMYLAAAGVGTIGLVDFDIVDLTNLQRQIVHRESTVGTPKIDSAEQTLKEINPHVNIIKHEVMLTSENALEILKDYDVIADGTDNFQTRYLVNDACVLLGKPNVYGSIFRFEGQATVFFAKDGPCYRCLYPEPPPPGLVPSCAEGGVLGVLPGIIGVIQAIEAVKLILSEGKPLIGRLMLFDALKMSFRELKLRKNPECPVCGEHPTVTALIDYDEFCGIGRGGDAPQVLGKSEEITAKELKARFDRGDKFTLVDVREPHEYAIAKIPGAKLVPLATVADRLHEFDKDSEIVLQCKMGGRSAKALQIFKDAGFKHLQNLTGGITAWSDDVDPSVPKY; encoded by the coding sequence ATGGCCGTAAAGATCGTCATACCGACACCGATGCAGCGGTATGCCAATAATCAGGAAGAGATCAATGCCGAAGGCGTGAATGTCGGCGAAGCGCTGACGCATATCGCCACGCAGTTCCCCGACCTGCGCAAGCACGTATTCAATGAAGACGGCACGATCCGCAGCTTCGTGAACGTGTATGTCAACGACGAAGACAGCCGCTATAGCGGCGGCGACGCCACTCAGATCAAGGATGGCGACACCCTCACGATCGTCCCAAGCATCGCCGGCGGCATCGATGCGGTCGGACACGGCGGCGCGCCGTCGTTCCACCTCGCGGCCGATCCCGACGAAGTCGAGTTCACGAACGACGAGATCCTGCGCTACTCGCGCCACCTGATCATGCCCGAAGTCACGCTGGAAGGCCAGAAGCGGCTGAAGGCGGCCAAGGTCCTGTGCATCGGCACCGGCGGCCTCGGCGCTCCGCTCACCATGTACCTCGCGGCGGCGGGCGTCGGCACCATCGGCTTGGTCGATTTCGACATCGTCGATCTCACCAACCTCCAGCGCCAGATCGTCCATCGCGAAAGCACCGTCGGCACGCCCAAGATCGACAGCGCCGAACAGACGCTCAAAGAGATTAACCCGCACGTCAACATCATCAAGCACGAAGTGATGCTGACCTCCGAGAACGCCTTAGAAATCCTCAAGGATTACGATGTGATCGCCGACGGTACGGACAACTTCCAGACCCGTTACCTGGTGAATGACGCCTGCGTGCTGCTGGGCAAGCCGAACGTCTACGGCTCCATCTTCCGATTTGAGGGCCAGGCCACCGTGTTCTTCGCCAAGGACGGTCCCTGCTATCGCTGTCTGTATCCGGAACCGCCCCCGCCCGGACTGGTCCCCAGCTGCGCCGAAGGCGGCGTCCTGGGTGTCCTCCCCGGCATCATCGGCGTGATCCAGGCCATCGAAGCCGTCAAGCTGATCCTGAGCGAAGGTAAGCCGCTGATCGGCCGCCTGATGCTCTTCGACGCGCTGAAGATGTCCTTCCGCGAGCTGAAACTGCGCAAAAATCCGGAGTGCCCGGTCTGCGGCGAGCACCCGACCGTCACCGCGCTGATCGACTACGATGAGTTCTGCGGCATCGGCCGCGGCGGCGACGCTCCCCAGGTTCTGGGCAAGAGCGAAGAGATCACCGCCAAGGAGCTGAAGGCCCGCTTCGATCGCGGCGACAAGTTCACCCTGGTCGATGTCCGCGAGCCGCACGAATACGCCATCGCAAAGATTCCCGGCGCCAAGCTCGTCCCGCTCGCCACCGTCGCCGACCGCCTGCACGAGTTCGACAAAGACTCCGAGATCGTCCTCCAATGCAAAATGGGCGGCCGCTCCGCGAAGGCGCTCCAGATCTTCAAGGACGCCGGGTTCAAACATCTCCAGAACCTGACCGGCGGCATCACCGCCTGGTCCGACGATGTCGATCCGAGCGTGCCGAAGTACTAA
- the aqpZ gene encoding aquaporin Z, with the protein MSKRAAAEFLGTAWLVFGGCGSAVLAAKFLLTDNSNINLGIGFVGVALAFGLTVLTMAYAIGHISGCHLNPAVSVGLCAGGRFPASDLLPYIVAQVLGGVAGAGALYLIASGQPGFSTSGGFASNGYGLHSPGGYSIGACFVSEVVLTFAFLIIIMGATDGRAPKGFAPIAIGLGLTLIHLIGIPVTNLSVNPARSTGPALFVGGWALAQLWLFWVAPIIGGALGGVVYNLLAGSTEAEKPAIVGEPELARR; encoded by the coding sequence ATGTCGAAGCGCGCCGCGGCTGAGTTTCTCGGCACGGCATGGCTGGTCTTTGGCGGCTGCGGCAGCGCCGTTCTGGCCGCGAAGTTTCTCCTGACGGATAATTCCAACATCAATCTCGGCATCGGCTTTGTCGGCGTTGCGCTGGCGTTCGGCCTCACGGTTCTGACGATGGCCTACGCGATCGGGCACATCTCCGGATGTCACCTCAACCCCGCCGTCTCCGTTGGCCTCTGCGCCGGCGGGCGATTTCCGGCCTCGGATCTGCTCCCTTACATCGTCGCTCAGGTGCTCGGCGGCGTCGCCGGCGCTGGCGCGCTCTACCTCATTGCGTCCGGCCAGCCCGGCTTCAGTACGTCGGGCGGCTTCGCCTCCAACGGGTACGGCCTGCATTCCCCCGGAGGCTACTCCATTGGGGCGTGTTTCGTGTCGGAAGTCGTACTCACGTTCGCGTTCCTGATCATCATTATGGGCGCGACCGACGGCCGCGCGCCCAAAGGCTTCGCCCCGATCGCCATCGGCCTGGGGCTGACGCTGATCCACTTGATCGGCATTCCCGTGACCAACCTCTCCGTCAATCCCGCCCGCAGCACCGGCCCCGCGCTGTTTGTCGGCGGGTGGGCGCTCGCGCAGCTCTGGCTGTTCTGGGTGGCGCCGATCATCGGCGGCGCTCTGGGAGGCGTGGTTTACAATCTGCTGGCGGGAAGCACGGAAGCGGAGAAGCCGGCCATTGTGGGCGAGCCGGAGCTGGCGCGCAGATAA